Part of the Cryptosporangium arvum DSM 44712 genome, GCCGACCGGGTCGAGTTCGTCGAGGAGTCCGCGGTCGGCACCGAGCGCGGCCCCGCCGACCTCGTGCTCTGCGTCGGGTCCGGCCACGCGCTCACCGAAACCCCCGGCGACTTCGCCGGGACGCTGCGTGAACTGCGCCGTCTCGTGGCGCCGGGCGGGCGGGTCCTCTACGCGGAGGGCTTCTGGCAGCGCACCCCCACCGACGCCGAGCTGGCGCGGATGTGGCCAGGAGCCACCGGGGCCGACCACACCGACCTCGCCGGCCTCGTCGAGATCGCGGTCGGGGCCGGATTCCGGCCGGTGTGGACGGAGACCGCCACCGAGGACGAGTGGGAGCAGTTCGAATCCGGCTACCAGGCCGACCTGGAGGAGTGGCTGGCCGCCCACCCCACCCACCCGGACGCCGCGGCCCGGCGTCAGAAGGCCGACAGCCACCGGGCGAGCTGGCTCGGTGGCTACCGCAACGTTCTGGGTATGGCGTATTTGACCCTGGCGCCGGTCGGCCGGTAGCCGATCGAACTCGGGCGGCGCGAAAGGGGGCGGAGGGGGATGGCGGGCCGGTTGCCGTGCTGCCCCGAGCCGGCACGGATCCCGGCGCTCGCCTGCCCGAACGGACACTGCACCTCCGACCTTGCGTAAATCTTGTGCGGTAGCCGAGTCCCTGTTTACTGGGGAGTCAACAACTACGGGGGAGGGGACGAATGCCCCAGTTCCGGCTGCTCGGACCGCTGGAGATGACGGTCGGGGATCGGGTCGTGAACCTGGGGCCGGTCAAGCGCCGAACCGTTCTCGCGGCGCTGCTCGTCGACGTCGGCCGGCCGGTTCGGGTCGAAACGCTCGTCGACCGCGTCTGGGACGACGAGCCGCCGGCGAAGGCGCGTGACGTCCTCTACGCCCACATCGCGCGGATCCGCAGCGCGCTCGTCGGGTCGAACGTCGTCGTCGAGCGGCGCTCGGGTGGGTACGCGCTGCACGTCGACCCCGACCAGGTCGACGCGCACCTGTTCCGGCGTCTGGTCGCCGAGGCGCGGGCGGAGGACTGTCCCGACGAGCGTCGGGCCACGCTGCTGCGTGCGGCACTCGACCTGTGGCAAGCGGCCCCGCTGGCCGACGTGCCCGGCAGTTGGGCGGCCGGCGTCCGGGAGAACCTGGAGCAGCAGCGCCGCAGCGCGGTCGCGCTCTGGGCCCGCACGCTGAGCGATCTCGGGCGACCCGCCGCCGTCGTCGACACGCTGCGGGAGTTGGTGACGGCCGAGC contains:
- a CDS encoding SAM-dependent methyltransferase, producing MTGSLEFHSPLSPERARRIVDRLAGGHPATVLDLGSGWGALLLRLLDAIPGATGVGIEINTDDVARGRDLARRRGLADRVEFVEESAVGTERGPADLVLCVGSGHALTETPGDFAGTLRELRRLVAPGGRVLYAEGFWQRTPTDAELARMWPGATGADHTDLAGLVEIAVGAGFRPVWTETATEDEWEQFESGYQADLEEWLAAHPTHPDAAARRQKADSHRASWLGGYRNVLGMAYLTLAPVGR